The Rosa chinensis cultivar Old Blush chromosome 7, RchiOBHm-V2, whole genome shotgun sequence DNA segment ttttttctttttggatatCCTGCTTACATGAtgagacttttttttgtttttttgttctggtaattttggtgattgataggttcTTTTTAATGAAGGACAAGGTATTTACCAACTATCTCGTTTGATCTATCAGACTTATTCATAGCGTGTAAAGTATTAACTTTCGTCTTGTTCTGCTTTATTGAGTAATTCTGGATGTATTTTGGTGCCGGAAATAAACTTGGATATGTTAGAATTGAAGATTCATGCTTTTTTGCCTGTATGTTCCTTCAAGAACACACAAATGTGCACCTAACTGTCTCAAAAGGCTTCAATCAATAGAGTCAGTGATGGGGGTGTTTATGCTAGAATTGGATGTGAGATTGAACCAAATATGTATAGGAGAATATCAGTTTGCACCTTCTGTGAGTTTCTCATTGAAGTTATTTTTTTACTAAGCACCTTCCATACAGCTCACCTCTGAAATGGATATCTACTTCACCGTCCAAATTCCAAGTGCTATCTTGGTAGTCTCTAACATAATTCTAGAAATTGCTGAGGATCACAAGCTTCACACATTTGAATCTGTTAATGAAATATCCAATGATGGCTTTCCTGGGATTTTGAATTCTACAGTGAGCCACATGATATGAATTCTTGATAAATAAAACTCAATGTTACAAATCTACTGGGATTTTGGGAATATGCCATTCTTTATTGGGTGCTTAAAGTTTTTGTACTAAAAAATTGCATTGGCTTGTCCTTCTGTATCAATATTGAAAGGTTCTTTGTTCGGCTCCGTACACTTGTTTTTGGTTTGTCCATAAATGTAAGCTTTAATAATAGCTTTATATTATATCTTTATAGATATGTTCAAGAATAAAGGTTTCTTGCCATCGGAACCTTCGGAAGTATCTATTCAGCgacaacaaataaaagaaataatattttctttactTCCTGCGTGGAAAGAACCTTATCCTGATTCGAAAGTCCTGTTTAAAGCAGATGCAATAATTGCCAACCCACCAGCATATGGTTAGATTTCGtcatcttatttatttatttaattacttCTTGTGTTTTCAAGAGAACTAAGAGCTAATGGTATTTGTGGTTACTATAACCACTGAAATAATTGACCTTTTCTTCACATATTGATATTTTGCAAGTCAATTTGACATATTGGTTCCGTGGAAATGAACTAAAACTTTCTTTTGTGTGAGATCTGAGTAATATACAGTGGATCAAGAGAAAAAAATGGTAACAAACTGGAATTTAAATCAAAATTTGTACATATATCTATGAACTAAACTCTGCCAGAAATTATAGTGCTTTTATTCTCTTCAAATTACAACCTTTCCTTTGGAACCAAACTCCCTTATTGGCTAATTAGCTCAATGTCTTGAACTTCTTTAAAAGGCTTCATGCTTATGTTCTattggaaaataataataaccaaaagatcttttattttatttttatgtggtTTGAAATTATTTTGTGGTCTCTTAATCTTTGCAAATCGTGGTCCAGGGCACTCTCATGTTGCTGAGGCACTAAAAATACCGATTCATATATTTTTCACAATGCCATGGACGCAAGTATTTCTAATTAACTATTATCTTGTTATTGCTTTAGACTTTCTGTGTCCATTGTTTGTTTTGGTGCTATGTGTTTCTTAAAGACACATAATGGATACCAGTATAGGGAATGTTCATCACATATATATAGCTTTTCTAAAGTTTGgtaaattttattaattttattcGTTATCCCTTCTCATTTCCAATGGGGACGTTTTCGGATTAAATACTCAAATACGTGCCTCATCCTAACAAAGGATAATTTTCCTCATTCTTTCATGACTCTATGTTCGTATGTAGCTTCCTATCTTCATATCAGATTTGTATATTTTATTTCTTGATAATATGCTTACTTTTTCTTAGGCCTACCAGTGAATACCCTCATCCTCTATCCTGTGTCAAGCAACATATTGGATATAGAGTGAGTCTCATATCAAACTTAAATATCTTACTGATTTTGATTTGCATTGGTGCTTTTGTTGGCCAgttctttattttgttgttgaacaattttttcttttcttttcaactaTCATATCAAATAGTTGATGCATTAATTTGGCTAGCAATTTGAGACATGATAAATGAGTTTAGGAAGAAAAAGCTGAAGCTGAGACATACCACATATTTAAGTGGATACTATAGTACTCCTGCTGACGTTCCCTATGGGTATATATGGAGTCCTCATCTTGTTCCCAAACCTAAAGGTCATATTTAAATCTCtttcattcatatgaaaactttatatatatgaattgaCATGATATTGGGTCATGGGGTTACTGGTACAATAAGTTGACTGATAAATGGTATATAGAGATTAAatttgaggttttttttttcatatagcGTCACAGTTTTCTTCAATGCACTGTGCACTAGGTACTGAGGGACTAACAATTGCTAATATCTATTGAGTTATCAATCTTCTGTTCCTCATCATTCCATGAGTTAAAGATCAGCCCGACTGTTTGTATGTTCTGTTTTCCTGTTGGTAACCTAATTTGGCCATTATGAGTAGACTCCATAATCAGTGTCTACTAGGTCTCTCCTCTAGCTAGCTTCTGAATGTAAGAGCTAACGTCATTATATTGAATATCAAAGAGAGTCATAATTTGATGTCATATTGAGAAAGAGTGCAATAGTGTGTGTTCTGCCATTGCTCAGATTCTTGGTTATACTTTAAATCTGAAGATACATGATTTTCTAATAAactgatttcagtgggagaggagaggcagcagccaatacacccaagcggatattgatcaagtgcgaaatgagtcggggaagtttgttgtcaacacatgTGTACGAGTCATGAAGTAGCGCACTTGCTGCTGGTACATTTTAGataaggaaagcatcttttttgtgcttctctgctggtacattgtcatgcaccatgtgtggcatgttttggaacaatatatGTGTGGATTAGCTTTTTGTTGTCCCaggtagatgggcatgcactagaatgctcttcttgtgtaaaatgttggtttcaatgattgggaaatgcaccctttttgcttttgaagtttaaagtattggttatatgaatcatttgatggtttgcaatgttttgtatttgatagagtactgttcatttggtaaatggaccaaatgaatgcacaatctcAGGAATtggatgttcaaatgatcacacaacaaattagatataatgatcactgcctgttgtctgaatggttaaaaatgagacaaaaatacattgtaatcaatcatatcatACATCGATTTTTAAGGAATCAGTGTCTTCTGATttacactcagacaacagaattaattgaactctgttgtcctacaagttaatcacacaacataaccaattgaactctgttgtcttaaatttaatcacacaacagatatagtccaagaactgaagttggaagagcaatcagacaacagaaaaaataaaaaaatgttgtctgatatgcATAACCtacaacagcttaaaactggcactgttgtctgaagacagagcctcaactgctgcgcagctgcgcttggcatctgccgagccatctgccgagctatcacacaacagttataatatatacctgttgtctgtgtttttatcacacaactgtgttccaccattgtctgatttttcatcagacaacgacTCACTCTACAATGGTGGGACTCCAAATTCCacaacggttttctgccgttgtctaATAACATTTTTGGTGCAGTGACACCAatgataatcagcaacaacagactctccttaatatcaaagtgaactaggttcgatttgaggacaatgtggtagactggctcactaagtcattgcctaaactccactttcaagaaacatattagtagcatcgtttgcggaagttatccgaactctcatgaccgtagtcatcagggggagatgtagacATTAGCGGAAGGTgtttacatgtatggtctcggaacgtgaatggtgtgttgtgctctttttcccattcaaccgaggttatttgtcccacagggtttttgttactcaacaaggtttttaatgaagcAACAAGaagagcaccacgtttgggcgacacaagggggagtgttcaagtaaatccagaatatgtgtctggccaaaactctaggttacttgacctagttgtaatagggttttgaattagagatattctcagagatattcatagatatccgattaattgtacgatcatctttccttgtacaactctgattctatgtcttgtaattctctatatagatagacccctattatcaatgaaagcacgacccaattctcttccaattttgattttccttaaacatataTAACTTTTGTTGAATTTGGTGAAATTTTGGTAATCGATCgaaaatttcaaaattcggaATTTCAGGTTTCGATTCTTGACGATTCGACTGTTGATTGAGTGAATTTTCATTATGATGTTAGAAATATCGATTTTACGAAGCCCTTGAAGTTTGAGCTGATCTCGCTGTGATTTCGGATTATCGAGAATTTCGATGAAATATTAAGTTAGGGTTTCAGAGTTTCCTATGAATTCAAATATagttaaatattaatttatttCTGATGAGAATGTCACCTGTGAGTACtaattttgatttgtgatttctttGGATTTCATTTCACATATGATTTATGGTGTTCGATAAATAATCCAGATTATGTTTTAATTATAATTATGATTTCCAATAAATAGTTtggattttttgttttatttgtgaTTTATGGCCTCTGATAAATATCTTGCATTTGAGTTTGGTTGTGATTGGAATATATgttattgattgattttggtTATGATTTATGGAAATCATAATTATTGATGGGAGTATTTTATGCCGGTGAATTTGATAATGATTCGATAGATGTGTTCATTTGTTCGAGACACTAGGAGAAAGGGGATGGACTAGTGGTCTCGATTCGTAGcaccaagagagagagaggatgaacTGGTAGCCATGGCAGGATATGAGTCACCAAGAGAGAGGGGATAGACTGGTGACTGATGTTGTTATTGTGGCATCAGAAGAGAGGGAATGAACTAGTGGCCGATACTGTAGTTGTGGCACCCGAAGAGAGGGGATGAATTAGTGGCCATGGAAGAAGATGAGGCACCAAGAGAGAGGGGATAGACTGGTGACcgatgttgttgttgtggtaTGAGAAGATAGGGGATAAACTGGTAGCCGATACTATAGTTGTGACACCAGAAGAGAGGGGATGGACTAGTGGTCGATATTAGTATGACACTAGAAGAGAGGGGATGAACTAGTGACTGATATAATTATGGCACTAGAAGAGAGGGGATGGACTAGTGGCCATTAGGATTGTTCATTTGAGATAAGTATGCTGCAATCGTAAGATGTGTTTTGAGACCTTTATGATTGATGATTTATCCattttttggtataaatagattCTCTTAATGTCACTATTTAGTTTATACTGGAATTTAGTTGTTGTGATTCATGGGTTGTGAGCTACATATTGGTTGTTATATGGGGAGCAGGTAGGCTCCAGGAATTTGAGGTTGGACTTGTACTATTAGAAGTGTATGGTTTGTTTTGCAGGATtaggtagtccatttttaggtgGAAGTTATGCCAAATTGTTGGTAGAATTTCTCCTAAGTGTGGGGCTCCTTCGGATTTCATGGTGAAATTCAGGCTGGTCCTGTCATAGCGAATGTGTAAAGTAATAATTGATAATATAAATATAACAACATATCACAAATTGATGaaatacataaaataaatagcatataaaaattcataatacaTAATCAAGAACTTTTAACAATTTGTAATTTCTCAATTAAACATTTCTCAAAATATCATTCTATAGTCCTTTGCTTTTTCCTTGTATCTAAACTAAATCGTGCTGCATTCTTAATTTTCTGCAATGCATACAACAGATTACGtatatgtttttcattttgtAGCAAGTAGTTATTCAAAGTTTGGTTGCTTGAAATGCCTCTTTTGAAGAAACATTTGGTAGAGCACAGCTATTATCTATATCCTGATCATCTTCGGTAGTAGAATTCATTACCCCTTCAATGATCTCTTTATAAGTGGGCGATTCCATCACTGTATCATTTTCACTAGGATAATTCAAAAGATGCTCAACTTCCATCGCATTTCTATAACGTAGACCAAATATGGCTTCACGTAATTTATGGATGTCCTCATCTTCACTAACTTGTGGTTCAGAAGCCACATCTTCATTTGGTTGGCTGATAGAGAGCTGAAACTTTTGTTGAACCCATTGTTGTAAATCTTTTTTACTAGAAACTGGATGCTCATTTTTATACTCGCATAATGCTCTCCACATCTCATCAGTTAATGTAGAttttttcacacttttcaaatgAGACTCCATGGAGGAATAATGTCAAAATATGAGACCAAATAATCCGAATAAGTTTCTatgtagtgttttttttttttagggggaaGACGTCAAGTAGCTTCTATGTAGTTtaattcttcttcatcttgaagTTATTTATAGGCATTACATTGTACTATACTCAGAAAATAAATTAGTGTAATAGGATTAGGAATCCAACTAGGAATACGCAATCTAATGAAACTAGACTAAgttattagggggtaataagAGTAATTAATGAGGTCAGTTTGACGTCATCTATCCAACGGTCATATTACCAACCTTTAAATTCAAATTGCCTCTTCGTTAATAGTATAGTACCTCAGGAATGAGGTCAATTTAACCGTTTAACCTCAACGTCTCTCTCCAACGGTCGTATTTCCTAATCTCTCTATAAATTCATCCTTGCCCTCCTGTGAACTGATTCTCACACTTGCTGTTTCTCTCTCCCAAATCAGTAGTCTTCATTCTCCTACCTCACAAACCAATCTTATTTGCTCTCTATTGATCGTCAACAAGGATGGAATTAGGTTTTCCAGTGGGTGTGAGATTTTATCCTACTGACCGGGAGCTGGTGGGTCACTACCTCCACAACAGAGCTGTTATGGGTGACCAGTTCCAGACCAAATTCGTCTCCGATTGTCCTGATTTTTATGGACAAAACGAGCCTTGGGTTATTTGGGACTTTTATGGTGGGAATAAATCTAGAAATGTAGAGGCTCTCTATTTCTTCACACATCGCAGCAAGTTGAATCCCACCGCTGAGTGCTTTGATCAGAAGGTGGGTTCCGGAACTTGGAGGGAGCAGCACTCGGAAGATGTTGTTGCCAAGGATGACAGTGTTATGGGAATCAGTCGACATTTTCTGTATGAGGGTGGATGTGATTCTCATCAGAATGGGGCTTGGTTGATGCAAGAGTACCAGATCGTGACTACCACTCACAACAATGATGCTACTGATCAAGAACTTGTACTCTGCACCTTGAGGAAGAACCCTGAAAAACTACCACTACCAACAACAGCTACTGCGAAGAATGGTAATGATGTAGAGGATTATTGTTCAAGGTCATCAACCTAGCTAGAAACCCAAGGAGCAGAGAGACTTGTGATCAGCAACAAGCTGGCAGCAGCACTCTTGTTGATCAAGATCATCATCAGCCGATCGATTATGGTGGAAGAGAGTAATAATAATCACAGGTTAAAACTCTGAAGAATTTGCTCTGCTGTGTAAAGGAAATTTGTAAACTTCAATGAATGAGATTCATGAGAGTTTGATTGTAGAATAAGTCAAGAGAAAGAGTATCGTGGACTCAATTAGCACATTGTATGAAATTTTTTACCATCATTATCAGTCATACTCGGTTAACATTGAGTGTACAATTGTTTCTTTCGTGAAAAACAGGAAATCCTGTGTATTGAGAGAAGTGGCTATGAGATTGAATGTACAGTAGGCAAAATTGCAATTGTTTTTTTATCGAAGTTTACGACGGTGTGCTCCCAGGCAGTCCTGGCGTTTAAAAAGCTTGCATGCCCCTGCCAAGATAAACCTGTGATAGGTATTCCAATCAAATTGTCTTGCTTCCTGCATCAGTAAAAGaaatcccaaaaacaaaatggaGATTAGAGTTTGACAGTACACATCCCAGTGAAAACACTCAATAAGACTCATATTTGATTTTCTCAGCAATGAGCTTTCAAAATCTTTGGCCTGAATGCAGAAAGATTTCAGGCTGAAAACTAAACcgtcaaaaagaaaaggacttGATGAGTTGATGATAGCTAAGAACTATGTTAATATTCAGATATATTAACCCGATGGATCCTAACCAGAAGCACACAGCACCCTACCTAGCCCAATGTAGACAATGTAGAAGCTCATCTTcgtcaaaaaaaattgaaccttACTGTGGACAATCTTCAGAGACCAAACTTCCACAACTGAAAGTGGCTAAAATATGATATGCCAACCAATTTTACATTTTCCAACATAAAGTGCTTAGggaaattagtttttttttttttttttttaaacaaaaagaaaaaagaaacataaaggTTAAAATAATATAACGacatgttcaaaaaaaaaaaaaaaaaaaaaggtgcccTACTTATCTACTTCTTCAGTCCAGCAGTCCAACTATTGGTTGGTTCCAAATTATACTCTCATATTTCATTTCCTAATtgactaataatttttttttcctttaactaAATCTGATTGAAACTGTCAGAAGAAAGGAGCTTAAATCATACCGATATATCAAGTTCTGCCAAAACTGGATTTTAATGAACTCTGCAAAGCGAGCAGTGTCAGTCACGTGGAAAAACACTTGAAGTGTGAAGCTCTTCAGCCCTCTCCTCATCTCTAGCAGTCAAGTTAATTAGAGATCAACTGTCTAATAGTTTCCAGTAAAATCCCTCTGTTTGACCCTGTACGATTGCATACCTGGAAAACAAGAAGCACATTCAAAACAAATAGAACTACAAAAGTGAGAAGTTTCTATGCAAGAGGGTTGATGGGTGAGGTGTACTAGTACCACCTCGCAGTAGCTTCTGGCATTGATGTTTAGATCTGTGAGATCTGATATAACTGTTGAGCTTTCACTTATACCATTGGAAGCGTTTGAGTTATTTGAATATTCAAGTACAAGTCAAATAACTTCGAAAAATAAACAGAAGTGAGTTATCAACTCACTTCTTCCTAGTCGAGGGACAGATCCTTCTACTTAGTTGTCTAGATATGGATATTATAGAGAAACAACGAACAAAGATATTTTGGGATTCTTTTataaaatcaatgaaaaagTATAGTCAGAACACAATTGGCAATCTCAAAAACTTATGTTGGCAAGGTTCACTCTCATCAATCATCACCATTGTTACTCATACGGCCATCTACTATTGAGAATGAAGGGTTTTGCTTTCGGGTTTTTCTTTTAAGTAATTAATAGGCATGCTCTCTTTCCACTAATTGAAATGGCATAAAATGAAAGTAGACAAGTTGTTGCCAAATATGATTATATGTATCTCCCATCAAGTTCAAGCTTCCTGAATGCTAAACTCAGGCCTGGCAGCCGCAACCAATCATATAAAAATTTAACCCAATGATCATGTGCTATATCAGAGACTATATTACCAATTATTTGCATTAATTTTCAACTGCAAGCATGAAAAGGAAGGCATCCATAATCCTCCTCACATTAAAGCATTATGTAGGCATGAATGCATAACCATCAAGCATGTGTTTTTGCAAAAATCTAGACAGAAACAATTTAAAGCtcgaataatatatatatatatatatatatatatatatatatatatatatatataatgccaGATTATCTTTATTGAGGTTGCAACTGATTTCTTGACATTTACCTTCGCTGCCAGTTCCAAACAACCACATGGCACAGTTGTTAATTCCCAACGGTCGAACCCAAACAGCCAACTAAGTAATTCGATGATTATTCGAATCAAAATCTGGCCTCCACTTCTGCAACGGATGGGGGGAATGGCCTATCCATAATTGGTGCAGGGAAAAGCTTGCTTCTCAGTAAGAATATCATATTGAGGTCCTTCAAGCTTTGAAATTAGAAGCTGGAGGTCACTTTCAAGGTACATGTTTTGAACTCCCACAACCACTGGCCATTAAACgcaattaattaattttgtaAGATGCTAGATCTCAAATAGAACTACGTACCAAAAAGTCTTTCTGGTGCCACTTAACAAAACGTGTCAAATATAACTAAACCCACATATGAAGTGAAGATTCCAAAGATTGTACCGGGTAGGCACTGATCCCAACATATTAAAATGCTTGGAACTAGGTGCTTACAAAAGTTCAAGTGCTAGATTCTAGATAACTCgcatcataattcatatatagTAACAAGAATTGGAACTAATACTAACCTTTTAGTCAGTGTTCAGTTACTGTCATAGGATTGAGGAATATTGCTTATAGAAGTCCCAGCAGTTTCAAATTTTCATCTGTGTCAAACATGAAAGATTCTAAACTGTAGGTTCATCAATGAAAATCCAGATCTACATAACCCAAAAACATCagagaagaagggaaaaaagtAGAGGGAGTCGCTCAACCAGTGAAGTGTTCCACCATGAACCGACCAATTGATTTCCCACCAATAAAGAAAAATGCTTAGCCGATGAAGTTTCTACCAGTAGTCATCACAAGAACACTTCCCTTCTTTAAAATGATGAAAACAATTTGAATCCCTCAATATAATATGACGAAGATAAACCCGTGATATATATTTCATTGCAGTATGACAATCTCCACAAACCCGGAGATTCTTAAAAACTCGAATTGGTGCCCCTGGCGGTGTGGTGAGAAGGCCAAAAGCAATGGCCAACTTCTCGCTGTGATATGCTAGGCCAAGCTCCTTCCCCTCTTTATCCATGTCATGTAGTGCAAAATTCATATCTGGCATGTATCCAGCTTCCTTTGTAAACATCATGATCTCATCAATTTTTGAATATATTTCAGTTGTGCATGAATGGCTTCTGTCTTCAGACATAAAGGTATGAACTTGGCCGTTCATCTCAATCCAACTACATCCAGGCTCCTTAAGAATTCCCTTTGATTTCATCAGTCTTCTGATTCTTGCCGCATCTTCCCATCTACCAGCTGCAGAATACATGTTAGATAACTGAACATAAGGCACAGCATTCATAGGCTCCAATATAAATAGGTTCTCTGCAGCCCTCTCTCCCAGCTCTATTTTCCCATGTACTCTACATGCAGCAAGTAGTGCCTTCCATACAGTCCCATCAGGTTCTACAGCCATTTGATTAACTAATGCCTCAGCCTCGTTAAGCCTCCCTGAGCGCCCCAAGAGGTCAATCATACATGCATAGTGCTCAGGACCTGGTTTTATTCCATAAACCCTATTCATCGATTCAAAGTAGTACTGACCTTTTTCTTGAAGACCAGCATGGCTACAAGCAAATAACAAGCCAATAAAAGTAATGAAGTCTGGTTGGGTGCCAGTTGCAAGCATTTGATCATAGAATTTTAGAGACTCCTTTCCTCTACCATTCTGGGCATAACCAACTATCAAAGCTGTCCAAGTAATCACATTTTGAACTTGCATAGAATCAAAAACTCTATTAGCCTCTTCTAGACACCCACACTTTGCATACATCGTTACAAAGGAATTATCTACTGATAATGATGCTTGAAGGCCAGACTTGATGAAATTTGCATGAATTTGTTGGCCAAACTCCAAAAGTGTCAGTTCTGCACAGGCACTCAAAATGCTGGCAATGACAAATTGGTCAGGACAGATCCCTGCATCCCTCATCTCGCAGAATAATTTAAGTGCTTTTTCATGAGTGCCATTCTGTGCATAGCCTGTTACCAGAGAGGTCCAAGAGATAACATCTTTGTCTGGAATATGCCTAAACATCTCAAGTGCAGATTCTATATTTCCCTGTTTAGCATACATATCAACCAGAGCATTGGCTACAAGTTGATAAACCTCAAATCCAGTCTTAACTATCAGACAATG contains these protein-coding regions:
- the LOC112178296 gene encoding NAC domain-containing protein JA2 — encoded protein: MELGFPVGVRFYPTDRELVGHYLHNRAVMGDQFQTKFVSDCPDFYGQNEPWVIWDFYGGNKSRNVEALYFFTHRSKLNPTAECFDQKVGSGTWREQHSEDVVAKDDSVMGISRHFLYEGGCDSHQNGAWLMQEYQIVTTTHNNDATDQELVLCTLRKNPEKLPLPTTATAKNGNDVEDYCSRSST
- the LOC112176276 gene encoding pentatricopeptide repeat-containing protein At2g03880, mitochondrial — translated: MIMNKLHSKFFTFHHNAYQFEQRVSTHFIHSIVDATQSKFDSNLLLKRLSVSGRIDDARQVFDEMPSRDEFTWNTMIAAYANSGRLTEAKQVFDATPSKTAITWSSLISGYCRNGCQSEAFESFWQMQLGGERPSQYTLGSVLRLCAALGLIKRGEMVHGYMVKTQFDSNVDVVTGLVDMYAKCKRVFEAECVFESLWDRRNHVVWTVMLTGYSQNGDGLKALKCFRDMRARGVESNQFTFPSVLTAAASVLALGFGAQVHGCIIQTGFGPNVFVQSALVDMYVKCGDHISAKKALRSMEVDDVVSWNSMIVGCVRQGFTREALSLFREMRSSEMKIDDYTYPSVLNSFAALKDVKNAMAVHCLIVKTGFEVYQLVANALVDMYAKQGNIESALEMFRHIPDKDVISWTSLVTGYAQNGTHEKALKLFCEMRDAGICPDQFVIASILSACAELTLLEFGQQIHANFIKSGLQASLSVDNSFVTMYAKCGCLEEANRVFDSMQVQNVITWTALIVGYAQNGRGKESLKFYDQMLATGTQPDFITFIGLLFACSHAGLQEKGQYYFESMNRVYGIKPGPEHYACMIDLLGRSGRLNEAEALVNQMAVEPDGTVWKALLAACRVHGKIELGERAAENLFILEPMNAVPYVQLSNMYSAAGRWEDAARIRRLMKSKGILKEPGCSWIEMNGQVHTFMSEDRSHSCTTEIYSKIDEIMMFTKEAGYMPDMNFALHDMDKEGKELGLAYHSEKLAIAFGLLTTPPGAPIRVFKNLRVCGDCHTAMKYISRVYLRHIILRDSNCFHHFKEGKCSCDDYW